One region of Syntrophobacter fumaroxidans MPOB genomic DNA includes:
- the guaA gene encoding glutamine-hydrolyzing GMP synthase, producing the protein MTYDYLHEERVLILDFGSQYTQLIARRVRESHVYCEIHPFNMDMESIKAFRPKGIILSGGPSSVHEQGAPFSDPAIFELGVPVLGICYGMQLMARQLGGSVERADRREYGPATIDIDVPDELFRDIEREGVRVWMSHGDRILELPAGFSILARSDNSPAAAMGNSERRLYGVQFHPEVVHTPCGKDILDNFLFRTCRCRATWTMKSFVESAVASIREQVGDDQVICALSGGVDSSVVAVLLHNAIGSRLHCIFVNNGLLRKGEAESVQRVFRDHFSINLIYADASDLFLERLKDVTDPERKRKIIGNLFVELFEREAGRLESVKYLAQGTLYPDVIESVSFKGPSATIKTHHNVGGLPERMNLKLIEPLRELFKDEVRMLGRELGLPERIIMRHPFPGPGLAIRTIGAVTPESLEILRDADRIILEEIEASGWYDHVWQAFAVLLPIRSVGVMGDERTYDQVVAVRAVESVDAMTADWARLPYEVLQRISNRIINEVKGVNRVVYDISSKPPGTIEWE; encoded by the coding sequence ATGACTTACGATTATCTTCACGAAGAACGGGTTCTGATACTCGATTTTGGGTCCCAGTACACTCAGCTCATCGCCAGGCGTGTGCGGGAAAGCCATGTCTACTGCGAAATTCATCCTTTCAACATGGACATGGAGTCGATCAAGGCTTTCAGGCCCAAGGGAATCATTCTGTCCGGCGGTCCTTCCAGCGTACACGAACAGGGCGCCCCTTTTTCGGATCCGGCGATCTTCGAGTTGGGGGTTCCCGTTCTCGGAATCTGCTACGGCATGCAGTTGATGGCCCGGCAACTCGGTGGTTCCGTGGAAAGAGCGGACCGCAGGGAATACGGTCCGGCGACCATCGACATCGATGTGCCGGATGAGCTCTTTCGCGACATCGAGCGCGAAGGCGTGCGCGTGTGGATGAGCCATGGCGACCGTATCCTCGAGCTGCCCGCCGGTTTCTCCATTCTGGCCCGCAGCGACAATTCTCCCGCCGCCGCCATGGGAAATTCCGAACGGCGCCTCTACGGCGTGCAGTTCCACCCCGAAGTCGTTCACACGCCTTGCGGCAAGGACATCCTGGACAACTTCCTGTTTCGCACCTGCCGCTGCCGGGCCACGTGGACGATGAAATCGTTCGTGGAATCCGCGGTGGCCTCCATCCGCGAGCAGGTTGGCGACGACCAGGTAATCTGCGCGCTGAGCGGAGGGGTGGATTCTTCCGTGGTCGCGGTGCTCCTGCACAATGCCATAGGTTCCAGGCTTCACTGCATTTTCGTCAACAACGGGCTTCTTCGAAAAGGCGAGGCGGAAAGCGTCCAGCGGGTCTTTCGCGATCACTTCTCCATCAACCTCATTTATGCGGACGCCTCCGATCTTTTCCTGGAACGGCTCAAGGACGTCACCGACCCCGAACGGAAGCGCAAGATCATCGGCAATCTGTTTGTCGAGTTGTTCGAGAGGGAAGCCGGCCGCCTGGAAAGCGTGAAATACCTGGCCCAGGGGACCCTTTACCCGGATGTGATCGAGAGCGTGTCGTTCAAAGGCCCTTCGGCGACCATCAAGACCCATCACAACGTGGGCGGATTGCCCGAACGGATGAACCTGAAGCTGATTGAGCCCCTGCGGGAGCTGTTCAAGGACGAAGTCCGCATGCTCGGGCGGGAGTTGGGGCTGCCGGAACGGATCATCATGCGCCACCCCTTTCCCGGCCCGGGCCTGGCGATTCGAACCATCGGAGCAGTGACGCCGGAGAGTCTCGAGATTCTTCGCGACGCGGACCGGATCATCCTGGAAGAAATCGAAGCCTCCGGGTGGTACGACCACGTATGGCAGGCTTTCGCGGTGCTTCTGCCGATCCGGTCGGTGGGAGTCATGGGGGACGAACGCACCTACGACCAGGTCGTGGCGGTGCGCGCGGTGGAAAGCGTGGACGCCATGACCGCGGACTGGGCGAGACTGCCCTACGAAGTGCTTCAAAGGATTTCCAATCGCATCATCAACGAGGTCAAAGGCGTGAACCGGGTGGTCTACGACATTTCTTCCAAACCTCCCGGCACCATCGAATGGGAATGA
- a CDS encoding metallophosphoesterase family protein: MKIVVMSDTHLERVTDRFESLCAAYCEGADLVIHLGDWARHSVLNFLERYPLEAVAGNMDDSGIHERLPVKKVIRVRGHRLGIIHGWGSPVGLRHRLMDEFENVEAILFGHTHQALQLVEHGIFWFNPGSVYLGRGERANSLGILNIEDRITGEIVTL, translated from the coding sequence ATGAAAATCGTGGTGATGTCGGACACGCACCTGGAGCGGGTGACCGACCGGTTCGAATCCCTGTGCGCCGCCTATTGCGAAGGGGCGGATCTGGTGATCCACCTGGGCGACTGGGCGAGACATTCGGTCCTGAATTTCCTGGAGCGCTATCCCCTGGAAGCCGTGGCGGGCAACATGGACGATTCCGGGATACACGAAAGGCTCCCCGTAAAGAAAGTCATCCGGGTGCGGGGGCACCGTCTCGGAATCATACACGGTTGGGGATCGCCGGTCGGTTTGAGACACAGGCTCATGGACGAATTCGAAAACGTCGAGGCGATTCTGTTCGGACACACGCACCAGGCGCTGCAACTGGTGGAACACGGCATATTCTGGTTCAACCCGGGCTCCGTTTATCTTGGACGCGGGGAACGGGCCAACAGCCTGGGAATTCTCAATATCGAGGACCGCATAACGGGGGAGATCGTCACTCTCTAG
- a CDS encoding UPF0280 family protein, giving the protein MPYNETRRFYRLQHQDRKGWVGFQVRYRETDLWVRAQRNLERETFTAILNCRRQLERYIAEHPPFLKSLTPLPEDPLAPPLVKVMLFAARSAGVGPMASVAGAVAQEVALSLKPFSPSVIVENGGDCYLDIREETTIGIYAGPHSPFSGNIGLRFEGSRFPLGICTSSGTVGPSLSFGRADAVTVAAKDAALADAAATAVGNLVKTPSHIEEALERARTIPSLEGVLIVIKDKLGIWGNLEVARL; this is encoded by the coding sequence ATGCCCTATAACGAAACCCGTCGCTTTTACAGGCTTCAGCATCAGGACCGGAAGGGATGGGTCGGTTTTCAGGTCCGTTACCGGGAGACCGACCTCTGGGTCCGGGCGCAACGAAACCTCGAACGGGAAACCTTCACGGCGATCCTCAATTGTCGCCGCCAGTTGGAACGATACATCGCGGAACACCCCCCATTTCTGAAATCACTCACGCCACTCCCCGAAGATCCGCTGGCGCCGCCCCTTGTCAAGGTCATGCTGTTTGCCGCCCGGAGTGCCGGCGTAGGTCCCATGGCGAGCGTCGCGGGAGCCGTCGCACAGGAAGTCGCCCTGTCGCTCAAGCCCTTTTCGCCTTCCGTGATCGTCGAAAACGGCGGCGACTGTTACCTGGACATTCGAGAAGAAACCACCATCGGCATTTATGCGGGTCCTCATTCTCCCTTCAGCGGCAACATCGGCCTGCGGTTCGAAGGGAGCCGTTTCCCCCTCGGAATCTGCACCTCATCGGGAACGGTCGGGCCATCGCTCAGCTTCGGCAGAGCCGACGCCGTCACCGTGGCTGCAAAGGACGCGGCCCTGGCCGACGCCGCCGCAACCGCCGTCGGCAACCTGGTGAAAACCCCGTCGCATATCGAGGAGGCCTTGGAAAGAGCACGGACGATCCCTTCTCTTGAAGGCGTTCTGATCGTCATCAAGGACAAGCTCGGGATCTGGGGCAACCTTGAAGTAGCCCGCCTTTAG